A stretch of DNA from Streptomyces spiramyceticus:
TCCTGCACCGCCTCGCCGAGCTGGGGTCCTGTCCCGGTGTTCTCGCCGGGGCGGCGTACCGGGGTCTTCCTGGCGCGCTCGGCCATGAAGGCGCGCTCGGCGAGCACGGGACCCTCGAAGCGGCGGACCCGGTCGACCGGAATGCCCGCGAGCTGAGCGACCTCCTCCGCGGAGGCACCGGCGCGTATACGCGCCTGGATGTCGCGAGGGCGGAGATGGCTCTCCACCTCGATCTCGATCTGACCGAGACGGGCGCGGTCGTTGCGCACGGCGGCGCGCAGCCGTTCGTCGATCGGAAGCGTGTACTCCGTGCTGTCAGCAGCCTTCAGCACCAGTCGTGTGCCGTCATTCGAGACGGCCACGACACGCAGTTCGGGCATGGGAACCTCCCGGGTGGTGCCTGCCGACGTCACGTGCGTCGCTGCTTCCGCTAGTCGAGTGTGGCCTGCCCGGGTGCAGCCTGCCACAACATTGCCGAGTTGCCCGGCGTGTCGGGCATCAGCCCCGGATGGCCGTTATGGCACGGTTACCGTTTCACCACTCATAGTGACTGCCTCGTCACTCTGTGCAGTGGGTGCCCCCGATTGGGCCGGACCCAGGGCTCGCCACAGTACTCCATTCGGGCCATGGGGGTGGACCGGCGCGCCACCGAAGTTCTCCCGGTGTACGGGAGTTGAGCCGATCTGTTCTTTCGTGCGAAGTGTGTGTGCGTGTCCTGCTTCACAGAATCGCCGGAAACGGAACTAATCACTTCGCCCAAATGTCTCTTCTTGTTGCAAGACGGATCAGATGGGCGATCAGAGGCTGGTACATGGGCGGGAAGCCGGAAACCGAGACAGGTGAGCAGAAAAAACCGCGAATCGATCTGAGCGTGGCTCAGGTCGCCGGCAGTGCGGTGGCCGCGATCGTGGCGGCGGTGCTCGCATCAAAGCTCGGCGTGTACGGGACGATCATCGGCGCGGGCGTGGTCAGCGTCGTCGCGACCAGCGGCGGCACGATCTTCCAGCATCTCTTCCGGCGTACCGGGGAACAGATCCGCGAAGTCACCGTCCAGGCGAAGCCGAAGGCACGTCAGGTGCCTGTGCCCGACGAGCCGATGCCTGCGTACGCCGACGAGTTCGGCGAGGCCACGACGCACGGCACGCGGGTCAGGGGCTGGAAGCGCTCCGCCGTCCCTGCCGCCCTCGTCTTCGTCCTGGCCATGGGTGGCATCACGGCGTACGAACTGGCCTCCGGCGGCGACCTCAGCGGCGGCACAGGCAGCACCGTGGGCAACGTCCTGCGCGGTGGCGGCGGGGAGCAGGGGCAGAAGCAGACCCCGGCTTCGGACACGCCGTCAGAAGGCAGGCAGAGCAGCGGTACGGACGGCGGCGAGAGCCCCGACAAGGGCTCAGAAGCCGGCACAGGCACCGGCACTGACCCTCAAACCGGCACTGACCAGGGCGCCGGCTCGCCCGACCCGGCCAAGACGCCCACGACGGACGGCGGCGCGACCGGCGAAGCGGCCCCTACGCCCACACCCACTCCCACCCCGACACCGACCGGCAGCACCGGCGGCGACAGCGGCGAAACGGAGAGCGGCGACGCCACCGGCAGTGGCGGCGACGACGCGACGGACAGCGGCAGCACCTCAACTCCGTAACCGGGCAGGGAGGAGCGAGGCGTCAGTCGCCCAGGACCCGGCGCAAGTAGTCATTGGCGAAGAGGCGCTGAGGGTCCAGCCGGTCGCGCAGCGCCGTGAACTCGCCGAAGCGCGGGTACGCCCCGGCCAGGTACTCGGCGTCGCGTGTGTGCACCTTGCCCCAGTGCGGACGGCCGCCGTGCGCGGTCATGATCCGCTCCACCGCGGTGAAGTACGACTGGTACGGGGTGCCCCTGTAGAGGTGCACCGCGATGTACGCCGTGTCCCGGCCGGAGGCCGTGGAGAGCGTGATGTCGTCCGCCGGTGCCGTACGCACCTCGACGGGGAAGCTGACGCGCAGCGGCGAGCGTTCGACGAGTGCCTTCACCTCGCGCAGCGCCTCGACCGCGGCCTCACGCGGGATGGCGTACTCCATCTCCATGAAGCGCACGCGGCGCGGACTCGTGAAGACCTTGTAAGGAATGTCCGTGTACGTACGGGCGGACAGCGCGCGGCTGGAGAGCTTGGCGATGGAGGGTATGGCCGCGGGGACGGCACGGCCGACCGAACAGGCCACCTGGAAGATGCCGTTGGAGAGGAGCTCGTCCTCGATCCAGCCGCTGACTCTGCCGGGCGGTGCGGCGGGGCCCGCGCTGCGGTTGTTGCGCTTGGTGTTGCAGTTGCCGGTGTGGGGGAACCAGTAGAACTCGAAGTGCTCGTTCTCCGCGTGGAGGGCTTCGAAGTCGGCCGTGACCCTGTCGAAGGTCATCGGCTCCTCACGGGCCGTCAGCAGGAAGACCGGCTCCACGGCGAAGGTGATCGCGGTGACGACGCCCAGCGCGCCGAGGCCCAGCCTGGCGGCCGCGAAGACATCGGGATTCCCCTTCTCGGAGCAGGTCAGCAACGAGCCGTCCGCCGTGACCAGTTCCAGGGCGCGTATCTGCGCGGCGGTCGAGGCCGAGTCGCGGCCCGTGCCGTGGGTGCCCGTGCTGGTCGCACCGGCCACCGTCTGCTCCATGATGTCGCCCATGTTCGTGAGCGACAGGCCCTCTCTGGCCAGCGCCACGTTCAGGCGCTTGAGCGGAGTGCCGGCCTCCACGGTCACGGTCCCGGCCGCGCGGTCGATCTTGCGGATGCCGGTCAGCAGATCGGGGCGTATGAGCACACCGTCGGTCGCGGCGGCCGCCGTGAACGAGTGGCCCGTGCCGACGGGCTTCACCTTCAGCCCGTCCTCCGCGGCCCTGCGCACGGCCTCGGCGAGCTCTTCCGCCGAGGCCGGAGTGACTTCCCGTACCGGACGGGCGGTCACATTCCCCGCCCAGTTACGCCACGTGCTCGCCGTCCGGGATGCCGTCCTGGATGTCGTGGCCATCTGCCCCGTGCCCTCCCCGCGTCGGTGCCGGCGTGCGCAGCCGGCGGTACCCCAGGAACGCGACGACGGCCGCGACAGCTCCCGCCGCGACGGGCACTCCGTACCCCGCGTCCGCTCCCGCCGCGTCGACCACCCAGCCTGCGGCCGAGGAACCGAGAGCGACTCCGACGGCGAGCCCGGTGCCTGTCCAGGTCATGCCCTCGGTCAGCTTGGTGCGCGGTACGTGCTCCTCGATGAGGGCCATGGTGGTCACCATCGTCGGTGCGATGGCAAGGCCCGCGACAAAGAGCGCCACGGCCAGAAACGGCAGGTTCCCGGCCAGTTGGAGGGGGATCATACTCACGGCCATGGCGCAGACCCCCACCAGCCACCTTCTGGACGCCGGGCCCTTGAGATGCAGCAGTCCGAAGACCGCTCCCGCGAGGCAGGAACCGAGCGCGTACACGGCGAGGACGAGGCTGGCGGCCGCCTTGTGACCCTGCTCCTCGGCGAAGGCCACCGTCACCACGTCGATCGCTCCGAAGATCACGCCGACGGCGACGAACGTGGCCACCAGCACCTGAAGTCCGGGGGAGCGCAGCGCGGAGCCGCCGGTGTGTTCGTCGCGGGGGTGCGGGACGGGCTCGGTGGCGCGCTGGGCGGTCAGCCAGAAGACGCCGATGACGAGGAAGGCGGCGGCGATCAGCGGGCCCGCCTCGGGGAACCAGGCGGTCGAGAGCCCGATGGAGACGATGGGGCCGAAGATGAAGCAGGCCTCGTCGGCTATGGACTCCCAGGAGTACGCCGTGTGCAGTTCGCGCGGTGAG
This window harbors:
- a CDS encoding D-arabinono-1,4-lactone oxidase produces the protein MATTSRTASRTASTWRNWAGNVTARPVREVTPASAEELAEAVRRAAEDGLKVKPVGTGHSFTAAAATDGVLIRPDLLTGIRKIDRAAGTVTVEAGTPLKRLNVALAREGLSLTNMGDIMEQTVAGATSTGTHGTGRDSASTAAQIRALELVTADGSLLTCSEKGNPDVFAAARLGLGALGVVTAITFAVEPVFLLTAREEPMTFDRVTADFEALHAENEHFEFYWFPHTGNCNTKRNNRSAGPAAPPGRVSGWIEDELLSNGIFQVACSVGRAVPAAIPSIAKLSSRALSARTYTDIPYKVFTSPRRVRFMEMEYAIPREAAVEALREVKALVERSPLRVSFPVEVRTAPADDITLSTASGRDTAYIAVHLYRGTPYQSYFTAVERIMTAHGGRPHWGKVHTRDAEYLAGAYPRFGEFTALRDRLDPQRLFANDYLRRVLGD
- a CDS encoding MFS transporter, coding for MPSPYRAIFSAPGAKAFSVAGFFGRMPLSMMGIGIVTMISQLTGRYGLAGALSATLAMAAAVLGPQISRYVDRYGQRRVLRPATLVAVAAVAGLLICAHQGAPEWTLFVFAAGAGCVPSVGSMTRARWAEIYRGSPRELHTAYSWESIADEACFIFGPIVSIGLSTAWFPEAGPLIAAAFLVIGVFWLTAQRATEPVPHPRDEHTGGSALRSPGLQVLVATFVAVGVIFGAIDVVTVAFAEEQGHKAAASLVLAVYALGSCLAGAVFGLLHLKGPASRRWLVGVCAMAVSMIPLQLAGNLPFLAVALFVAGLAIAPTMVTTMALIEEHVPRTKLTEGMTWTGTGLAVGVALGSSAAGWVVDAAGADAGYGVPVAAGAVAAVVAFLGYRRLRTPAPTRGGHGADGHDIQDGIPDGEHVA